The following are encoded together in the Candidatus Zixiibacteriota bacterium genome:
- a CDS encoding deoxyribonuclease IV: protein MSTKPRTRLPKLGAHESIAGGVFNAILNGERATCDTVQMFNKSNSQWKAKILTTDEIDRYFAEIERTGITVACSHASYLINLASPDKALNKKSFLALKEEVERCNTLKIPGLVFHPGAHMESGEEKGIAAIARNINRILESVPANTVTLCLETTAGQGTTIGHTFEQLRAIIDRVDDREHVGVCLDTCHAFAAGYPLSDPKDFKTTLKSFDTVIGLDKLKVIHLNDSKKGLGSRRDRHEHIGDGEIGIEAFRSFMNDRRLKNIPMVLETPKDDTLSDDIRNLKLLRSLIK, encoded by the coding sequence ATGAGCACGAAACCACGAACGCGCCTGCCGAAACTCGGCGCCCACGAATCCATCGCCGGCGGCGTGTTTAACGCCATCCTCAACGGCGAGCGGGCCACCTGCGATACTGTCCAGATGTTCAACAAGTCGAACAGCCAGTGGAAAGCCAAGATCCTGACCACCGATGAGATCGACCGATACTTCGCCGAAATCGAGCGAACCGGGATCACCGTCGCCTGCTCGCACGCCAGCTACCTGATCAACCTCGCATCCCCCGACAAAGCGCTGAACAAAAAATCGTTCCTGGCGCTGAAGGAAGAGGTCGAGCGATGCAACACGCTCAAGATCCCCGGCCTCGTGTTCCACCCGGGAGCCCACATGGAGTCGGGCGAAGAGAAAGGAATCGCCGCCATCGCCCGCAACATCAACCGCATTCTCGAAAGCGTCCCCGCCAATACCGTCACGCTCTGCCTCGAAACGACCGCCGGACAGGGAACGACTATCGGTCACACCTTCGAACAACTCCGCGCGATCATCGACCGGGTCGACGACCGCGAACATGTCGGCGTCTGTCTCGATACCTGCCACGCGTTCGCCGCCGGCTATCCCTTGTCAGATCCGAAAGACTTCAAAACGACTCTGAAGTCCTTTGATACCGTGATCGGTCTTGACAAGCTGAAAGTGATTCACCTCAACGACAGCAAGAAGGGGCTCGGCTCACGCCGCGACCGTCACGAGCATATCGGCGACGGGGAAATCGGTATCGAGGCGTTCCGCAGTTTCATGAACGACCGTCGCCTCAAGAACATCCCGATGGTGCTGGAGACACCGAAAGACGACACGCTCTCCGACGACATCCGCAACCTGAAACTCCTCCGCTCGCTGATCAAGTGA
- a CDS encoding RidA family protein: protein MLRQRVSSGSPWEEPIGYCRAVRAGNQIVVSGTAPVAPDGSTAAPGDPYRQAVRCLEIIRDAIEQLGGRLDDVVRTRMYVTDLAYADAVGRAHGEFFRSVRPAATMVGVAGLIREDFLVEIEAECIIDERQD, encoded by the coding sequence ATGCTACGACAGCGCGTCTCATCCGGCTCACCGTGGGAAGAACCAATCGGCTATTGCCGGGCTGTGCGGGCCGGCAATCAGATAGTCGTGTCAGGCACCGCGCCGGTGGCCCCCGACGGCTCCACGGCCGCTCCCGGTGATCCGTACCGCCAGGCTGTCCGCTGCCTCGAGATCATCCGCGACGCAATCGAGCAACTCGGCGGTCGCCTTGATGACGTGGTCCGTACCCGCATGTATGTGACCGATCTCGCGTACGCCGACGCGGTCGGCCGGGCTCACGGCGAGTTCTTCCGGTCCGTCCGGCCCGCCGCCACCATGGTTGGAGTCGCCGGGCTGATTCGAGAGGATTTCCTCGTCGAAATCGAAGCCGAATGCATCATCGACGAACGGCAGGACTAG
- a CDS encoding DUF433 domain-containing protein, with amino-acid sequence MQKSIVIRDTGVSVTDILRGIGKGYTYEQILRYLPALNQTDIMAAAMFAHDLIMAQVSTEHEIQIEAEIKLIANKGQVIDLTKLREKFPRAYENWESGEDNQLVSMHRQGLSINEISVQLKRQPGAIVSRLKSLGAFSRGDASRQDHRPSGGSSKGS; translated from the coding sequence ATGCAAAAGTCAATCGTGATTCGCGACACCGGCGTATCGGTCACCGACATTCTTCGTGGTATCGGCAAGGGGTACACTTACGAACAGATCCTCAGGTATTTGCCGGCGCTGAACCAGACCGACATCATGGCGGCGGCGATGTTCGCGCATGATCTGATTATGGCGCAGGTATCAACCGAACACGAGATTCAAATCGAGGCTGAGATCAAGTTGATTGCGAACAAAGGGCAGGTGATCGACCTGACGAAGCTTCGCGAGAAGTTCCCGCGCGCGTACGAGAACTGGGAGTCGGGCGAAGACAACCAATTGGTTTCGATGCACCGTCAGGGTTTATCGATCAACGAGATTTCGGTGCAACTCAAGCGGCAGCCGGGAGCGATTGTCTCCCGGCTGAAATCACTGGGGGCGTTTTCCCGCGGCGACGCAAGCCGACAAGATCATCGGCCTAGCGGAGGTTCATCGAAAGGATCTTGA
- a CDS encoding aldehyde dehydrogenase family protein: MAKKYKMYLAGEWVDRKETIRVENPYDNSLVATVARASKEDLTTAIARAHDAFRQTRELTTYQREEACLAVADGLRRNAEKFAAMMSMEVGKALVDSRAEVARAVEVFKTAAEEARRIGGEITDLDWTRGAENRLGLIRRFPIGVIAGISPFNFPLNLVAHKIAPAMATGNTIVLKPAPKTPVIALMLAELIDKTDYPKGAVSVLPAANEDSSPLIEDERIKLISFTGSDTVGWWIKSRAKKARVVLELGGNAGVVLADDADLDFAVERVVKGGFGSAGQSCISVQRVFVQEKIFDPFLSKITARVKKLKLGDPLDEKTDIGTMVDDRAIEKTKAIFDDARAGGATFVTGGKIKGRLVEPTILTNVTKSMKACSMEAFAPLIAVTKYKDFRKVVDDLNDTPFGLQAGIFTNRLDDVFFAFRHVDVGGLVINDVPTFRADHQPYGGIKDSGIGREGVRYAIEDMTEIKILSMNLR; the protein is encoded by the coding sequence ATGGCGAAGAAATACAAGATGTACCTTGCCGGAGAATGGGTCGACCGCAAGGAGACCATCCGCGTAGAAAACCCGTATGACAACTCACTGGTGGCGACTGTCGCCCGCGCCTCCAAAGAAGACCTGACGACCGCAATCGCCCGGGCCCACGACGCCTTCCGTCAAACCCGCGAGTTGACCACTTATCAGCGCGAAGAAGCATGTCTGGCGGTTGCCGACGGTCTTCGCCGCAACGCCGAGAAGTTTGCCGCGATGATGTCGATGGAAGTCGGCAAGGCGCTGGTGGATTCGCGGGCCGAAGTCGCCCGCGCCGTCGAAGTCTTCAAAACGGCCGCCGAGGAAGCGCGTCGGATCGGCGGCGAAATCACCGACCTCGACTGGACCCGTGGCGCCGAAAACCGCCTGGGGCTTATCCGTCGCTTTCCGATCGGCGTCATCGCCGGTATCTCGCCGTTTAACTTTCCGCTCAATTTGGTGGCGCACAAGATTGCCCCGGCCATGGCCACCGGCAACACGATCGTCCTGAAACCGGCGCCCAAAACGCCCGTTATCGCCCTGATGCTGGCCGAATTGATCGACAAGACCGACTACCCGAAAGGCGCCGTCTCCGTTCTGCCCGCCGCCAACGAGGATTCCTCGCCGCTCATCGAAGACGAGCGAATAAAACTGATCTCGTTCACCGGATCCGATACGGTCGGCTGGTGGATCAAGTCCCGCGCGAAAAAGGCGCGCGTCGTGCTCGAACTCGGCGGCAACGCCGGCGTCGTTCTCGCCGACGATGCCGACCTCGACTTCGCCGTCGAACGCGTCGTGAAAGGCGGGTTCGGCTCGGCCGGACAGTCCTGCATCTCGGTCCAGCGTGTTTTCGTTCAGGAGAAAATCTTCGATCCGTTTCTCTCCAAAATTACCGCGCGCGTCAAAAAACTGAAACTCGGAGACCCGCTCGACGAAAAAACCGATATTGGGACCATGGTCGACGACCGCGCGATCGAAAAAACGAAAGCCATTTTCGACGACGCTCGGGCAGGCGGCGCGACCTTTGTCACCGGCGGCAAAATCAAAGGCCGCCTGGTCGAACCAACCATCCTGACAAACGTCACGAAATCGATGAAGGCCTGTTCGATGGAGGCCTTCGCTCCGCTGATCGCCGTCACGAAATACAAGGACTTCAGGAAAGTCGTCGATGATCTCAACGACACCCCGTTCGGTCTGCAGGCCGGTATCTTCACGAACCGGCTCGACGACGTCTTCTTCGCCTTCCGGCACGTCGACGTCGGCGGGCTTGTGATAAACGACGTTCCCACGTTCCGGGCGGATCACCAACCCTACGGCGGGATCAAAGACTCCGGGATCGGCCGCGAAGGCGTGCGGTACGCCATCGAGGACATGACCGAGATCAAGATCCTTTCGATGAACCTCCGCTAG
- a CDS encoding prepilin-type N-terminal cleavage/methylation domain-containing protein — protein sequence MKMKRIQNQDGITLLEVLIAMIILTLSLLVLLNMAMVALDGNDWANHTTVATQLLQDKLEELRGDGFPVSGSDTVGDIARTWTVTAVSSHLRRVDVQVNWRDISDDQQTNSITSFIRTDSV from the coding sequence ATGAAGATGAAACGCATACAGAATCAGGATGGTATCACGCTGCTGGAAGTGTTGATCGCCATGATCATCCTCACGTTGTCTCTGCTGGTGCTGTTGAACATGGCGATGGTTGCGCTCGACGGCAACGACTGGGCCAACCACACGACCGTAGCGACGCAGTTGCTTCAGGACAAGCTGGAGGAGTTGCGGGGCGACGGCTTCCCGGTGAGCGGCAGTGATACGGTCGGCGATATCGCGCGGACGTGGACGGTGACGGCGGTGTCGAGTCACTTGCGCCGGGTGGACGTGCAGGTGAACTGGCGCGATATCAGTGACGACCAGCAGACAAATTCGATAACGAGTTTCATACGGACCGATTCGGTGTAG
- a CDS encoding prepilin-type N-terminal cleavage/methylation domain-containing protein: MKKLSILKNSRGFSLLEVLIALTLTGVITAAILQAYVTQHRNYMVQDDVTAVQQSARAAIDEIGRHVRMAGNGLPAGVDGLIPVNSNPDSLWVRYRVDNCEATLDTTMASVTADIICAGSVGCFEADQIAYIFHPDSGGGEWFWVTSVDSANGRISHATAPLSQAYVEGAVVMTMEQVLFYVDQTTTPDNPLLMIQLPGQAAQIYADNVSDLQFRYRIQSGAVVDNPLLIEDVREVLISVTGRSETPDAEADEDEQYRERTYASAIHLRNIGL, from the coding sequence ATGAAGAAACTGAGCATACTGAAAAACTCGCGCGGCTTTTCGCTGCTGGAGGTATTGATCGCCCTGACGCTTACGGGCGTGATCACGGCGGCGATTCTCCAGGCATACGTCACGCAGCACCGCAACTACATGGTGCAGGATGACGTAACCGCCGTGCAGCAGAGCGCCCGCGCCGCGATCGATGAGATCGGTCGGCATGTCCGTATGGCCGGCAATGGTCTTCCGGCGGGCGTCGACGGTTTGATTCCGGTCAATTCCAACCCGGACAGTCTGTGGGTCCGATATCGAGTCGACAACTGCGAGGCGACCCTGGACACGACGATGGCGTCGGTGACCGCAGACATCATCTGCGCCGGCAGCGTGGGTTGTTTTGAGGCGGACCAGATCGCGTACATTTTCCATCCCGACTCCGGGGGTGGGGAGTGGTTCTGGGTGACCTCGGTGGACAGCGCGAACGGCCGGATCAGCCACGCGACGGCGCCGTTGTCGCAGGCCTACGTGGAAGGCGCGGTCGTGATGACGATGGAGCAGGTGCTGTTCTATGTTGATCAGACGACGACGCCGGACAACCCGCTGCTGATGATCCAGCTGCCGGGCCAGGCGGCACAGATCTACGCGGACAACGTCAGCGACCTCCAGTTCCGGTATCGCATTCAGAGCGGCGCGGTGGTCGACAATCCGCTGCTGATCGAAGACGTGCGGGAGGTTCTGATCAGCGTAACCGGCCGCTCGGAAACGCCGGATGCCGAGGCCGATGAAGACGAGCAATATCGCGAGCGCACGTACGCATCGGCGATTCACTTACGCAATATAGGCCTCTAA
- a CDS encoding PilX N-terminal domain-containing pilus assembly protein has product MNRTKLKSEQGIVTVIALIMVGMLTLIGLAALSTSDDEVNIAGNEFQEMRAFYAAEAGLEAAAATLQHEYESTGVPPTIMPAGSDSVNGCRVRYITADDGPATQRTLTTGTLAGLHALVKSFTISSAGYKSADRSRVALQQSFETALVPIFQFAVFYGNDLEIAPGAEMTLIGRVHSNGNLWVQAASTLRMDSYVTCSGEFLHGRKGPGSVDGGDVRIKDATGTYRSAQASAPADVNGDGWLTHLDTSWYNQSVDRWDGRVQDGAHGQGELNLPLSNADDPHKIIERGNSNPDSYEHKATLKFIDGQAYQKVGGVWNNVTASMIADGVITTTANKFYDQREQTWVDVMDLDIGRMYDEGYAPDNGVVYFSDEISGSGDWPALRLNNGAQLDAPLTIASENPLYTKGNFNSINKQPAAIMGDAITFLSGNFDDSKSTLGKDNRQAIETTVNVSYLTGNTETTASNYNGGFENLPRFLEVWSGRAFNWSGSAVNLWYSQQADGLWGGSYYSPPVRNWQYDTDLDDPNKLPPETPVVRIFQRTGWRQVNVGYADAADDFDWDALVPTN; this is encoded by the coding sequence ATGAACCGAACGAAACTGAAATCCGAACAGGGCATCGTCACCGTCATCGCCCTGATTATGGTTGGCATGTTGACGCTGATCGGACTGGCGGCGCTGTCGACGTCAGACGACGAAGTCAATATTGCCGGCAACGAGTTCCAGGAGATGCGGGCGTTTTATGCCGCTGAAGCGGGACTCGAGGCGGCGGCGGCGACGCTGCAGCACGAATATGAGTCGACGGGGGTTCCGCCGACCATCATGCCGGCCGGCAGCGACTCGGTCAACGGGTGTCGGGTCCGGTATATCACCGCGGACGACGGTCCTGCAACACAGCGCACGCTGACGACCGGCACGCTGGCGGGGCTGCACGCGCTGGTGAAGTCGTTTACCATCTCATCGGCCGGATACAAGTCTGCCGACCGCTCCCGAGTGGCGCTTCAGCAGTCATTTGAGACGGCGCTGGTGCCGATATTCCAGTTCGCGGTGTTTTACGGCAACGATCTCGAGATCGCACCGGGCGCCGAGATGACGCTGATCGGTCGCGTGCACTCGAACGGCAATCTCTGGGTGCAGGCGGCGAGCACGCTTCGCATGGACTCGTACGTGACGTGCAGCGGGGAGTTCCTGCACGGCCGTAAGGGACCCGGCAGCGTGGACGGCGGTGATGTCCGGATCAAGGACGCGACGGGTACCTATCGCTCGGCGCAGGCGAGCGCTCCGGCCGACGTCAACGGCGACGGCTGGTTGACGCATCTTGATACGAGCTGGTACAACCAGTCGGTCGACCGGTGGGACGGCCGCGTCCAGGACGGCGCGCACGGGCAGGGTGAATTGAACCTGCCGTTGTCGAACGCCGATGATCCGCACAAGATTATCGAACGCGGCAATTCCAACCCTGACTCCTACGAGCACAAGGCGACGCTGAAGTTTATCGACGGGCAGGCGTACCAGAAAGTCGGCGGCGTCTGGAACAACGTCACCGCGAGCATGATCGCGGACGGCGTCATCACGACTACGGCCAACAAGTTCTACGATCAGCGTGAGCAGACGTGGGTCGACGTGATGGACCTTGATATCGGCCGGATGTACGACGAGGGCTACGCGCCCGACAACGGCGTGGTGTATTTCTCGGATGAGATCAGCGGTTCGGGTGACTGGCCGGCGCTGAGGCTGAACAACGGCGCCCAGCTTGACGCGCCGCTGACTATCGCGAGCGAGAACCCGCTCTACACGAAGGGCAATTTCAACAGCATCAATAAGCAGCCTGCGGCTATCATGGGTGACGCCATCACGTTTCTTTCGGGGAATTTCGATGATTCGAAGAGTACGTTGGGCAAGGACAACCGGCAGGCGATCGAGACGACCGTCAACGTATCCTACCTGACGGGCAACACGGAGACGACCGCATCGAACTACAACGGCGGTTTCGAGAACCTTCCGCGCTTCCTCGAGGTGTGGTCCGGTCGTGCGTTCAACTGGAGCGGCTCGGCGGTCAACCTGTGGTACTCGCAGCAGGCTGACGGTCTTTGGGGCGGTTCGTATTACTCGCCGCCGGTCCGTAACTGGCAATATGACACGGATCTCGACGACCCGAACAAGCTGCCTCCCGAAACCCCGGTGGTGCGCATTTTCCAGCGCACCGGCTGGCGGCAGGTCAACGTCGGATATGCCGATGCAGCCGACGACTTCGACTGGGACGCGCTGGTTCCGACCAACTAA
- a CDS encoding S49 family peptidase: MRRCTTITTVLALCLACVFARNSAAQSIDRIPVPDGVFFHVPAADAFGVEAAWTNPAELARYRARAAMIMADYFDGKVARSWGWAVTGDHVTSAYRYLDRPDGIYKEWIWAAGFPVMSGIQAGVSYRYFSDGPGFYNNRHFWNIGVSGAYGPKVRWGALFSNLNRGRVDGDRTETEMRYSLALQPFGPKATLAADMLLSTGTSTSDADWIYHGTYTPIRGLYLYGSLDSHHNFMLGFRTNLVEYFAGARSRFTDEGDGRGTIAFVGLTNHRQTSIINQPKRRLALALSGEQPENPPRPVFGPQTEPFATLLTTIYRAAEDPSISAMILDLKRLRLGLAQAQELRSALHFFRDHGKPVTCYVQDANNIAYYVASVCDDILIPPVSRVNLVGLRAELTFYAGTLDKLGINVELLRIGDYKSGAEPFTRSSASPEYREQVDRLLDETYDQFVDGIARGRGLSPDSVRALIDQGPYTSEDALAAGLVDGLLYRDRLIGEYLTGQPQVSFKHYLRDTLLNDSWTPRPKIAVVVADGDVVDRLASMPFLAGEGVTPGAMAGALRQAAGDRSIKGIVFRVNSPGGEALAGESIHRAVDLAARQKPLVVSMANVSASAAYYFSMPAHRLFADEGSITGSIGIFGGKADLSGLYEKIALHKELYTRGQYAGMMTASRPFTDDERAKYFYQLQAFYNHFVDLVSDNRSLSRDSVDALGQGRVFSGRDALQAGLVDEIGGLKQALEYTASQLGLDDYDIVVYPERRPLFILPGGSLVRAAASILARGDTSPDKLWSSTVSTDDGPTLLARLPFDVTIE, from the coding sequence ATGAGAAGATGCACGACAATCACGACCGTCCTCGCCCTCTGCCTGGCCTGTGTGTTCGCCCGAAACTCCGCCGCCCAGTCAATCGACCGAATCCCTGTTCCTGACGGAGTGTTTTTTCACGTACCCGCCGCCGACGCCTTCGGCGTTGAGGCCGCCTGGACCAACCCGGCGGAACTGGCGCGATACCGTGCCCGCGCCGCGATGATTATGGCTGACTATTTCGACGGTAAGGTCGCACGAAGCTGGGGCTGGGCGGTGACGGGCGATCATGTGACTTCCGCGTACCGCTATCTCGACCGTCCCGATGGCATCTACAAAGAGTGGATTTGGGCCGCCGGGTTTCCGGTCATGTCCGGCATTCAGGCGGGCGTCTCGTACCGGTACTTCAGCGACGGTCCCGGATTCTACAACAATCGCCACTTCTGGAATATCGGGGTGTCGGGCGCGTACGGACCCAAAGTCCGCTGGGGTGCGCTGTTCTCCAATCTCAACAGAGGCCGAGTCGACGGTGACCGCACGGAAACCGAAATGCGTTACTCGCTGGCCCTGCAGCCGTTCGGCCCCAAAGCCACCCTCGCTGCCGATATGCTGCTGTCGACCGGGACGAGCACGTCCGATGCCGACTGGATCTACCACGGTACCTACACGCCGATACGCGGACTCTACCTCTATGGCAGCCTGGACTCCCATCACAACTTCATGCTCGGCTTCCGTACGAATCTCGTCGAGTATTTTGCAGGCGCCCGGAGCCGCTTCACCGACGAGGGTGACGGCAGGGGAACGATAGCATTCGTGGGCCTGACGAACCACCGACAAACGTCCATAATCAATCAGCCGAAACGCCGGCTCGCCCTCGCCCTGTCCGGTGAGCAGCCGGAGAATCCTCCGCGCCCTGTCTTCGGCCCGCAGACCGAACCGTTCGCGACCTTGCTCACGACCATCTATCGAGCCGCCGAAGACCCGTCGATATCCGCCATGATTCTCGATCTCAAACGGCTCCGCCTCGGTTTGGCGCAGGCACAGGAATTACGCTCGGCGCTCCACTTCTTTCGCGATCACGGCAAGCCCGTCACCTGCTACGTCCAGGACGCCAACAACATCGCTTACTATGTCGCGTCGGTCTGCGACGACATCCTCATCCCGCCGGTCAGTCGCGTCAATCTGGTCGGCTTGCGGGCGGAACTCACCTTCTATGCCGGCACGCTCGACAAACTCGGCATCAACGTCGAATTACTGAGGATCGGCGACTATAAGTCCGGTGCCGAGCCGTTTACACGCAGCTCGGCTTCGCCTGAATACCGCGAACAGGTCGACCGTCTGCTCGATGAAACGTACGACCAGTTCGTGGACGGCATCGCGCGCGGTCGCGGACTCAGCCCCGACTCGGTACGCGCACTGATCGACCAGGGGCCGTATACGTCCGAGGACGCCCTCGCGGCCGGTCTTGTCGACGGGCTCTTGTACCGCGACCGTTTGATCGGCGAGTATTTGACCGGTCAACCGCAGGTCTCCTTCAAGCACTATCTGCGCGACACTCTGCTCAACGACTCCTGGACCCCTCGGCCGAAAATCGCCGTCGTGGTAGCCGACGGTGACGTGGTCGATCGATTGGCGTCAATGCCGTTTCTGGCGGGGGAGGGCGTTACCCCCGGCGCCATGGCCGGCGCACTCCGACAGGCGGCCGGCGACCGCAGTATCAAAGGTATCGTCTTCAGGGTGAACTCCCCCGGCGGCGAGGCGCTGGCCGGAGAATCGATCCATCGCGCCGTCGATCTCGCCGCCCGGCAGAAACCTCTGGTCGTGTCGATGGCAAACGTGTCGGCGTCGGCCGCCTATTACTTCAGTATGCCGGCGCACCGCCTGTTCGCTGACGAAGGCTCGATCACCGGCTCAATCGGCATTTTTGGCGGCAAGGCGGATCTCAGCGGGCTCTACGAAAAGATCGCTCTGCACAAGGAACTCTACACCCGTGGACAGTACGCGGGCATGATGACCGCATCGCGACCGTTCACCGACGACGAACGGGCGAAGTACTTCTACCAGCTGCAGGCGTTCTACAACCATTTCGTCGACCTTGTCAGCGACAACCGCTCCCTGTCCCGCGACTCGGTCGATGCGCTTGGACAGGGGCGGGTGTTCAGCGGCCGCGACGCCCTTCAGGCGGGACTGGTCGACGAAATCGGCGGGCTCAAACAAGCGCTGGAATATACGGCCTCGCAGCTCGGACTCGACGACTACGATATCGTTGTGTACCCCGAGCGACGCCCGCTCTTTATCCTTCCGGGAGGGTCGCTGGTCCGTGCCGCCGCATCGATACTCGCCCGAGGCGATACCTCGCCGGACAAGCTGTGGTCGTCAACGGTATCGACCGACGACGGCCCGACGCTTCTCGCGCGACTTCCGTTCGACGTGACAATCGAATGA
- a CDS encoding RNA methyltransferase, giving the protein MATITGTELKHIKSLLTKKGRKEHAQFVAEGVRVLEEAYRNQASPAAIYYAPSLISDRGEGLVTVFAKRGVVIKELSAQRIQSVTDTMTSQGILAVFPVPDGRFTELCRSSVRKVLLCENIGDPGNLGTLIRSAAAFGFGVVGLLGACAEPFAPKVVRSSAGSIFAVAIAQAGLDEVLGLRQKRQMKLIAADNTGQIDPPSLGDLAARSPFMLAVGSEAEGLSANVLQAADLVVRLEHETAVESLNAAVAGSILMKQIYDFTRERTT; this is encoded by the coding sequence ATGGCGACCATTACCGGTACCGAACTCAAACATATTAAATCTCTTCTTACGAAAAAAGGACGAAAAGAACACGCACAATTTGTCGCCGAAGGCGTTCGTGTGCTCGAGGAAGCTTATCGAAATCAAGCAAGCCCGGCAGCCATCTACTACGCGCCGTCGCTGATCTCCGATCGTGGCGAAGGGCTGGTGACGGTGTTCGCCAAGCGCGGCGTCGTGATCAAGGAACTCTCAGCCCAGCGAATCCAGTCGGTGACCGATACGATGACCAGTCAGGGCATTCTGGCCGTTTTTCCCGTGCCCGACGGTCGATTCACCGAACTTTGCCGATCTTCCGTTCGTAAGGTCCTTCTGTGTGAGAACATAGGCGACCCGGGCAATCTCGGAACGCTGATCCGGTCCGCGGCCGCATTCGGTTTCGGAGTGGTCGGACTGCTCGGCGCTTGCGCCGAACCATTTGCGCCGAAAGTCGTCCGGTCTTCGGCAGGTTCGATCTTCGCCGTGGCCATCGCACAGGCCGGCCTTGATGAGGTTCTCGGTCTGCGCCAGAAGCGACAGATGAAGTTGATCGCGGCCGACAACACTGGCCAGATCGACCCCCCGTCGCTCGGCGATCTCGCTGCCCGGTCGCCTTTCATGCTGGCGGTCGGCTCCGAAGCTGAAGGCCTGTCCGCGAACGTGCTGCAGGCTGCGGACCTGGTCGTCCGACTGGAGCATGAAACTGCGGTGGAGTCGCTCAATGCCGCCGTCGCCGGGTCGATACTTATGAAACAGATTTATGACTTCACTCGGGAAAGGACGACATGA